In Prochlorococcus marinus str. MIT 1214, one DNA window encodes the following:
- a CDS encoding TIGR04282 family arsenosugar biosynthesis glycosyltransferase produces MNLVKIKTANTKKFIQYDKPTLVVMTRWHGIYRCKSRLSKDIGAFKAVKIQEKLTNHTIKVAKEIQKEGLADIRVAIDGIGKKAAKKWALLNKIKTVDIQGPGNLGTKMKRQFLKTHPEKNHSHQTRNRILLIGTDLPSISHFELIQAMQVLKHKDMVLGPSNDGGYWLIGLSNKLLNPLSSWPFSGICWGSDKVLQKTIRLASLNQINYQLLQTKNDLDNIMDLSPWLDYKSFRLSASSYQL; encoded by the coding sequence AAATTAAAACAGCAAATACAAAAAAATTTATTCAATACGATAAACCAACTTTAGTTGTAATGACTAGATGGCACGGGATATACAGATGTAAAAGTCGTTTATCAAAGGATATAGGGGCATTTAAAGCAGTAAAGATCCAAGAAAAACTAACAAATCACACAATTAAAGTAGCGAAAGAAATTCAAAAAGAAGGTCTCGCAGATATACGAGTTGCTATCGATGGAATTGGGAAAAAGGCCGCAAAAAAATGGGCACTGTTAAATAAAATTAAAACGGTGGATATTCAAGGTCCTGGAAATCTGGGGACAAAAATGAAAAGACAATTTTTAAAGACTCATCCTGAAAAAAATCATTCTCACCAGACACGAAATCGTATCTTACTAATTGGCACTGATTTACCATCAATCTCACATTTTGAATTAATTCAAGCTATGCAAGTACTTAAACATAAAGACATGGTTTTAGGCCCTTCAAATGATGGTGGATATTGGCTTATTGGACTATCAAATAAACTGTTAAATCCTTTATCTTCCTGGCCATTTTCTGGTATATGTTGGGGAAGCGATAAAGTCCTTCAAAAAACAATTCGATTAGCATCCTTAAATCAAATCAATTATCAACTTCTTCAAACTAAAAATGATCTCGATAATATTATGGATTTGTCACCATGGCTAGATTACAAAAGTTTCCGACTCTCAGCATCATCATACCAACTTTAA